The following coding sequences lie in one Gadus macrocephalus chromosome 1, ASM3116895v1 genomic window:
- the wdr13 gene encoding WD repeat-containing protein 13 isoform X2 — protein MTGFFSIQSACGMAAVWQQVLAVDARYNAYRTPTFPQFRTQYIRRRSQLLRENAKCGYEPGLRRQYLRLRSQLLALRYGPLSEQSSFRASSVRSSRTTLDRMEDFEEDPRAQGTRGHRRSVSRGSYQLQAQMNRAGVYDERPPGSLVPTSVAEASRAMAGDTTLSENYAFAGMHHIFDQHVDSAVPRLQFANDDKHLLACCSLDGTLSIMTLSPPPASVKVILKGHGGPVTDFAWSLSNDVIVSTSLDGTLRIWNTEDGRCIREVRDPESSELLCCTFQPMNNNLTVVGNSKHHLHVVNISTGKKVKGGSSKLTGRVLSLSFDAPGRILWAGDDRGSIFSFLFDMATGKLTKAKRLVVSEGSSICSISARSWISREARDPSLLVNACLNKLLLYRVVDNEGTLQLKRSFPIQHGSQHVHSIFCPLMSFRQGACVVTGSEDTCVYFFDVERNTKAIVNKLQGHGGPVLDVSFNCDESLLASADSTGMVIIWRREQK, from the exons ATGAC TGGTTTCTTCTCCATCCAGAGTGCTTGTGGAATGGCCGCAGTTTGGCAGCAGGTGTTGGCAGTGGACGCAAG GTATAATGCTTACCGCACGCCAACCTTCCCACAGTTCCGCACCCAATACATCCGCCGGCGCAGCCAGCTGCTCAGAGAGAATGCCAAGTGTGGCTATGAACCAGGTCTGCGCAGGCAGTACCTGAGGCTGCGCAGTCAGCTGCTGGCCCTGCGCTACGGACCCTTGTCCGAGCAGAGCAGCTTCAGGGCCAGCAGTGTGCGCAGCTCCCGCACAACATTGGACCGCATGGAG GACTTCGAGGAGGACCCCCGCGCTCAGGGGACGCGCGGTCACCGCCGGTCGGTCAGCAGAGGCTCCTACCAGCTCCAGGCCCAAATGAACCGGGCCGGCGTCTACGATGAAAG GCCCCCGGGCAGCTTGGTGCCCACCTCCGTGGCGGAGGCCAGCCGCGCCATGGCGGGGGACACCACCCTGAGCGAAAACTACGCTTTTGCTGGCATGCACCACATATTTGACCAACACGTGGACTCAGCAG TTCCGCGGTTGCAGTTCGCCAATGACGACAAGCACCTCCTCGCTTGCTGCTCATTGGACGGCACCCTGTCCATCATGACTCTGTCGCCGCCCCCGGCCAGCGTGAAGGTGATCCTGAAGGGCCACGGCGGGCCGGTCACCGACTTCGCCTGGTCCCTCAGCAACGACGTCATCGTGTCGACGTCGCTCGACGGGACGCTGCGCATCTGGAACACGGAGGACGGGCGGTGCATCCGAGAGGTCCGGGACCCCGAGTCCAGCGAGCTGCTGTGCTGCACCTTCCAGCCCATGAACAACAACCTGACTGTG GTGGGGAACAGCAAGCACCACCTCCACGTGGTGAACATCTCCACGGGGAAGAAGGTGAAGGGGGGCTCCAGTAAGCTGACGGGCCGCgtgctctcgctctcctttGATGCCCCCGGCCGGATCCTGTGGGCCGGGGACGACCGGGGGAGCATCTTCTCCTTCCTGTTTGATATGGCCACAG ggaagctAACCAAAGCCAAGCGTCTGGTGGTGAGCGAGGGCAGCTCCATCTGCAGCATATCTGCTCGCTCGTGGATCAGCCGAGAGGCCAGGGATCCCTCTCTGCTGGTCAACGCCTGCCTCAATAAGTTACTACTTTACAG GGTGGTGGATAACGAGGGAACACTGCAGCTGAAGAGAAGCTTCCCCATCCAGCACGGCTCCCAGCACGTCCACAGCATCTTCTGCCCCCTCATGTCCTTCAGACAGGGAGCCTGCGTCG TGACGGGCAGCGAGGACACCTGTGTGTACTTCTTTGACGTGGAGCGCAACACCAAGGCCATCGTAAACAAGCTGCAGGGCCACGGCGGCCCGGTGCTGGACGTCAGCTTCAACTGCGACGAGAGTCTGCTGGCGTCGGCCGACTCCACCGGCATGGTCATCATCTGGAGGCGGGAACAGAAGTGA
- the wdr13 gene encoding WD repeat-containing protein 13 isoform X1 produces MTICPGSGFFSIQSACGMAAVWQQVLAVDARYNAYRTPTFPQFRTQYIRRRSQLLRENAKCGYEPGLRRQYLRLRSQLLALRYGPLSEQSSFRASSVRSSRTTLDRMEDFEEDPRAQGTRGHRRSVSRGSYQLQAQMNRAGVYDERPPGSLVPTSVAEASRAMAGDTTLSENYAFAGMHHIFDQHVDSAVPRLQFANDDKHLLACCSLDGTLSIMTLSPPPASVKVILKGHGGPVTDFAWSLSNDVIVSTSLDGTLRIWNTEDGRCIREVRDPESSELLCCTFQPMNNNLTVVGNSKHHLHVVNISTGKKVKGGSSKLTGRVLSLSFDAPGRILWAGDDRGSIFSFLFDMATGKLTKAKRLVVSEGSSICSISARSWISREARDPSLLVNACLNKLLLYRVVDNEGTLQLKRSFPIQHGSQHVHSIFCPLMSFRQGACVVTGSEDTCVYFFDVERNTKAIVNKLQGHGGPVLDVSFNCDESLLASADSTGMVIIWRREQK; encoded by the exons ATGAC AATCTGCCCCGGCAGTGGTTTCTTCTCCATCCAGAGTGCTTGTGGAATGGCCGCAGTTTGGCAGCAGGTGTTGGCAGTGGACGCAAG GTATAATGCTTACCGCACGCCAACCTTCCCACAGTTCCGCACCCAATACATCCGCCGGCGCAGCCAGCTGCTCAGAGAGAATGCCAAGTGTGGCTATGAACCAGGTCTGCGCAGGCAGTACCTGAGGCTGCGCAGTCAGCTGCTGGCCCTGCGCTACGGACCCTTGTCCGAGCAGAGCAGCTTCAGGGCCAGCAGTGTGCGCAGCTCCCGCACAACATTGGACCGCATGGAG GACTTCGAGGAGGACCCCCGCGCTCAGGGGACGCGCGGTCACCGCCGGTCGGTCAGCAGAGGCTCCTACCAGCTCCAGGCCCAAATGAACCGGGCCGGCGTCTACGATGAAAG GCCCCCGGGCAGCTTGGTGCCCACCTCCGTGGCGGAGGCCAGCCGCGCCATGGCGGGGGACACCACCCTGAGCGAAAACTACGCTTTTGCTGGCATGCACCACATATTTGACCAACACGTGGACTCAGCAG TTCCGCGGTTGCAGTTCGCCAATGACGACAAGCACCTCCTCGCTTGCTGCTCATTGGACGGCACCCTGTCCATCATGACTCTGTCGCCGCCCCCGGCCAGCGTGAAGGTGATCCTGAAGGGCCACGGCGGGCCGGTCACCGACTTCGCCTGGTCCCTCAGCAACGACGTCATCGTGTCGACGTCGCTCGACGGGACGCTGCGCATCTGGAACACGGAGGACGGGCGGTGCATCCGAGAGGTCCGGGACCCCGAGTCCAGCGAGCTGCTGTGCTGCACCTTCCAGCCCATGAACAACAACCTGACTGTG GTGGGGAACAGCAAGCACCACCTCCACGTGGTGAACATCTCCACGGGGAAGAAGGTGAAGGGGGGCTCCAGTAAGCTGACGGGCCGCgtgctctcgctctcctttGATGCCCCCGGCCGGATCCTGTGGGCCGGGGACGACCGGGGGAGCATCTTCTCCTTCCTGTTTGATATGGCCACAG ggaagctAACCAAAGCCAAGCGTCTGGTGGTGAGCGAGGGCAGCTCCATCTGCAGCATATCTGCTCGCTCGTGGATCAGCCGAGAGGCCAGGGATCCCTCTCTGCTGGTCAACGCCTGCCTCAATAAGTTACTACTTTACAG GGTGGTGGATAACGAGGGAACACTGCAGCTGAAGAGAAGCTTCCCCATCCAGCACGGCTCCCAGCACGTCCACAGCATCTTCTGCCCCCTCATGTCCTTCAGACAGGGAGCCTGCGTCG TGACGGGCAGCGAGGACACCTGTGTGTACTTCTTTGACGTGGAGCGCAACACCAAGGCCATCGTAAACAAGCTGCAGGGCCACGGCGGCCCGGTGCTGGACGTCAGCTTCAACTGCGACGAGAGTCTGCTGGCGTCGGCCGACTCCACCGGCATGGTCATCATCTGGAGGCGGGAACAGAAGTGA
- the wdr13 gene encoding WD repeat-containing protein 13 isoform X3, which yields MAAVWQQVLAVDARYNAYRTPTFPQFRTQYIRRRSQLLRENAKCGYEPGLRRQYLRLRSQLLALRYGPLSEQSSFRASSVRSSRTTLDRMEDFEEDPRAQGTRGHRRSVSRGSYQLQAQMNRAGVYDERPPGSLVPTSVAEASRAMAGDTTLSENYAFAGMHHIFDQHVDSAVPRLQFANDDKHLLACCSLDGTLSIMTLSPPPASVKVILKGHGGPVTDFAWSLSNDVIVSTSLDGTLRIWNTEDGRCIREVRDPESSELLCCTFQPMNNNLTVVGNSKHHLHVVNISTGKKVKGGSSKLTGRVLSLSFDAPGRILWAGDDRGSIFSFLFDMATGKLTKAKRLVVSEGSSICSISARSWISREARDPSLLVNACLNKLLLYRVVDNEGTLQLKRSFPIQHGSQHVHSIFCPLMSFRQGACVVTGSEDTCVYFFDVERNTKAIVNKLQGHGGPVLDVSFNCDESLLASADSTGMVIIWRREQK from the exons ATGGCCGCAGTTTGGCAGCAGGTGTTGGCAGTGGACGCAAG GTATAATGCTTACCGCACGCCAACCTTCCCACAGTTCCGCACCCAATACATCCGCCGGCGCAGCCAGCTGCTCAGAGAGAATGCCAAGTGTGGCTATGAACCAGGTCTGCGCAGGCAGTACCTGAGGCTGCGCAGTCAGCTGCTGGCCCTGCGCTACGGACCCTTGTCCGAGCAGAGCAGCTTCAGGGCCAGCAGTGTGCGCAGCTCCCGCACAACATTGGACCGCATGGAG GACTTCGAGGAGGACCCCCGCGCTCAGGGGACGCGCGGTCACCGCCGGTCGGTCAGCAGAGGCTCCTACCAGCTCCAGGCCCAAATGAACCGGGCCGGCGTCTACGATGAAAG GCCCCCGGGCAGCTTGGTGCCCACCTCCGTGGCGGAGGCCAGCCGCGCCATGGCGGGGGACACCACCCTGAGCGAAAACTACGCTTTTGCTGGCATGCACCACATATTTGACCAACACGTGGACTCAGCAG TTCCGCGGTTGCAGTTCGCCAATGACGACAAGCACCTCCTCGCTTGCTGCTCATTGGACGGCACCCTGTCCATCATGACTCTGTCGCCGCCCCCGGCCAGCGTGAAGGTGATCCTGAAGGGCCACGGCGGGCCGGTCACCGACTTCGCCTGGTCCCTCAGCAACGACGTCATCGTGTCGACGTCGCTCGACGGGACGCTGCGCATCTGGAACACGGAGGACGGGCGGTGCATCCGAGAGGTCCGGGACCCCGAGTCCAGCGAGCTGCTGTGCTGCACCTTCCAGCCCATGAACAACAACCTGACTGTG GTGGGGAACAGCAAGCACCACCTCCACGTGGTGAACATCTCCACGGGGAAGAAGGTGAAGGGGGGCTCCAGTAAGCTGACGGGCCGCgtgctctcgctctcctttGATGCCCCCGGCCGGATCCTGTGGGCCGGGGACGACCGGGGGAGCATCTTCTCCTTCCTGTTTGATATGGCCACAG ggaagctAACCAAAGCCAAGCGTCTGGTGGTGAGCGAGGGCAGCTCCATCTGCAGCATATCTGCTCGCTCGTGGATCAGCCGAGAGGCCAGGGATCCCTCTCTGCTGGTCAACGCCTGCCTCAATAAGTTACTACTTTACAG GGTGGTGGATAACGAGGGAACACTGCAGCTGAAGAGAAGCTTCCCCATCCAGCACGGCTCCCAGCACGTCCACAGCATCTTCTGCCCCCTCATGTCCTTCAGACAGGGAGCCTGCGTCG TGACGGGCAGCGAGGACACCTGTGTGTACTTCTTTGACGTGGAGCGCAACACCAAGGCCATCGTAAACAAGCTGCAGGGCCACGGCGGCCCGGTGCTGGACGTCAGCTTCAACTGCGACGAGAGTCTGCTGGCGTCGGCCGACTCCACCGGCATGGTCATCATCTGGAGGCGGGAACAGAAGTGA
- the LOC132462860 gene encoding probable G-protein coupled receptor 173, whose translation MANQSFAIDGPGSLLAVLASQSQAKGGGSTGGGGGGGSGGGGISASDVSAYFKLIFLGLIICVSLAGNLLVSLLVLRDRALHKAPYFFLLDLCLADAVRSAACFPFVLVSVHNSSAWTYSALSCKVVAFMAVLFCFHAAFMLFCVAVTRYLAIAHHRFYAKRMTIWTCAAIICMVWTLAIAMAFPPVFDVGTYKFIQDEDQCIFEHRYLKTNDTLGFMLMLAVVVLATHGFYAKLLLFEYRHRKMKPVQLVPAISQNWTFHGPGATGQAAANWIAGFGRGPMPPTLLGIRQNLHNQHRRLLGMEEVRSERRLGRMFYTITLLFLVLWAPYIVACFWRVFVTSWAIPHRYLSITVWMSFAQAGVNPIFCILLNEDLRKVLRANLPTYWRTKQNLPQDEAYCIM comes from the coding sequence ATGGCTAACCAGAGCTTCGCCATCGACGGCCCTGGTAGCCTTCTGGCGGTGTTGGCCTCGCAGAGCCAGGCCAAAGGAGGCGGCAGcactggcggcggcggcggcggcggcagcggcggcggggggATCTCGGCCTCGGACGTCTCCGCTTACTTTAAGCTGATCTTCCTGGGGTTGATCATCTGCGTCAGCCTGGCGGGGAACCTGCTGGTGTCACTGCTGGTCCTGCGCGACCGGGCGCTGCACAAGGCCCCCTACTTCTTCCTGCTGGACCTGTGCCTGGCCGACGCAGTCCGCTCCGCCGCCTGCTTCCCCTTCGTCCTGGTGTCGGTCCACAACAGCTCCGCCTGGACCTACAGTGCCTTGAGTTGTAAAGTGGTGGCGTTCATGGCCGTGTTGTTCTGCTTTCACGCCGCCTTCATGCTGTTCTGTGTGGCCGTCACCCGCTACCTGGCCATCGCCCACCACCGCTTCTATGCCAAGCGCATGACCATCTGGACCTGTGCGGCCATCATTTGCATGGTCTGGACACTGGCCATCGCCATGGCTTTCCCGCCCGTGTTCGACGTGGGGACGTACAAGTTCATCCAGGACGAGGACCAGTGCATCTTTGAGCACCGCTACCTGAAGACCAACGACACGCTGGGTTTCATGCTCATGCTGGCCGTGGTGGTGCTGGCCACCCACGGCTTCTACGCCAAGCTGCTGCTCTTTGAGTATCGGCACCGCAAGATGAAACCCGTTCAGCTGGTGCCAGCCATCAGCCAGAACTGGACCTTCCACGGCCCCGGGGCCACCGGCCAGGCCGCAGCCAACTGGATCGCCGGGTTCGGCAGGGGCCCCATGCCGCCCACTCTGCTTGGCATCAGGCAGAATTTACACAATCAACACCGACGCCTGctggggatggaggaggtgaggtcagagaggaggCTGGGCAGGATGTTCTACACCATCACCCTGCTGTTCCTGGTGCTCTGGGCTCCCTACATCGTGGCCTGCTTTTGGAGGGTGTTTGTCACGTCCTGGGCCATCCCACACAGGTACCTCTCCATCACCGTGTGGATGAGCTTCGCCCAGGCCGGCGTCAACCCCATCTTCTGCATCCTGCTCAACGAGGACCTGAGGAAGGTGCTGAGAGCGAACCTGCCCACCTATTGGAGGACTAAACAAAACCTGCCTCAGGATGAGGCCTACTGCATCATGTGA